One part of the Candidatus Binataceae bacterium genome encodes these proteins:
- a CDS encoding LLM class flavin-dependent oxidoreductase, whose product MKKIIHLNAFSQCAAALQSFGQFRNPRDRTSQDYTSTRFWVDLARTLEAGCFDSIFFADVHGVYDVYRGSAEAGIRHAVQFPGNDPTMLFAAMAQATRHLGFISTYSTTYYPPFHTAKLFSSLDHFTGGRAGWNIVTSYLASACRNGLGEMLPHDQRYERAEEYMEVVYKLWEGSWEDDAIVRDAARDMHTDPARVHTINHKGKYFEVEGPHMCEPSPQRTPLLLQAGQSSRGVAFGARHGEALFLVYPTIEVTRARVARIRAAIREQGRDPAHVKLVLALSAIVAETDAEARLKEQRLRSYASPEGAFALFGGWTGVDLSQFRDDDVLDRFPSEGIKSAARWFSAVHPDRSPLTLAEAREEMKLASLMPILVGEPARVADEVERWVDETGIDGINLVPIYQPGSFIEFVELVVPELQRRGRMRTGFDGATLRENLFGEGVSRLLPDHPAYRIAGVSPPRRARAASA is encoded by the coding sequence ATGAAGAAGATCATCCACCTCAACGCCTTCAGTCAGTGCGCGGCTGCGCTGCAATCGTTCGGGCAGTTCCGCAATCCGCGCGACCGCACGTCGCAGGATTATACTTCGACGCGATTCTGGGTCGATCTTGCGCGCACGCTCGAGGCCGGATGCTTCGATTCGATCTTTTTCGCCGACGTCCACGGCGTTTACGACGTTTACCGGGGCAGCGCGGAAGCCGGAATCCGTCACGCCGTGCAGTTTCCGGGCAACGATCCGACGATGCTGTTTGCGGCGATGGCGCAGGCGACCCGCCATCTCGGCTTCATCTCGACCTACAGCACGACTTACTATCCGCCGTTCCACACCGCCAAACTCTTTTCCTCGCTCGACCATTTCACCGGCGGCCGCGCGGGATGGAACATCGTGACCTCTTATCTCGCCAGCGCCTGCCGCAACGGCCTCGGCGAGATGCTGCCGCACGACCAGCGCTATGAGCGCGCCGAGGAATATATGGAGGTCGTGTACAAGCTGTGGGAGGGAAGCTGGGAGGACGACGCGATCGTGCGCGACGCCGCCCGCGACATGCATACCGATCCCGCCCGCGTCCATACGATCAATCACAAGGGCAAATATTTCGAGGTCGAGGGGCCGCACATGTGCGAGCCCTCGCCGCAGCGCACGCCGCTGTTGCTGCAGGCCGGCCAATCGAGCCGCGGCGTCGCGTTCGGCGCGCGCCACGGCGAGGCGCTGTTCCTGGTCTATCCGACGATCGAGGTCACGCGCGCGCGCGTAGCGCGCATCCGCGCCGCCATCCGCGAACAGGGCCGCGACCCCGCTCACGTCAAGCTGGTACTCGCGCTCTCGGCGATCGTGGCCGAGACCGACGCTGAGGCGCGGCTCAAGGAGCAGCGTCTGCGCTCGTACGCGAGCCCCGAGGGCGCGTTCGCGCTGTTCGGAGGATGGACCGGCGTCGATCTTTCGCAATTCCGTGACGACGACGTGCTGGACCGCTTTCCTTCGGAAGGCATCAAGTCGGCGGCGCGATGGTTCTCGGCAGTGCATCCGGATCGCTCGCCGCTTACTCTGGCCGAGGCGCGAGAAGAGATGAAGCTCGCGAGCCTGATGCCGATACTGGTCGGCGAGCCAGCGCGAGTCGCCGACGAGGTCGAGCGATGGGTCGACGAAACCGGCATCGATGGGATCAACCTGGTTCCGATTTACCAGCCCGGCAGCTTCATCGAGTTCGTCGAACTCGTGGTGCCCGAACTGCAGCGCCGCGGCCGCATGCGCACCGGCTTTGACGGCGCGACCCTGCGCGAAAATCTGTTCGGTGAAGGCGTCTCCCGCCTGCTGCCGGACCATCCCGCGTACCGAATTGCCGGCGTCAGTCCTCCGCGACGAGCTCGCGCTGCGAGCGCCTAG